Below is a window of Deinococcus terrestris DNA.
GACCTTTCGCACCTGGTACAACCACGTCCGGCTGCACTCCGCCTTGGGCTACGCCTGCCCCTGGGCTAGGCTCTTGGAGACGGCGAAGTCTCGCAACGCCGCTTGAAGGATTTTCTGGAGCAGTACCCCGTGAGTTGGGAATTGCCAATCAGACCGTACAAAACGGCCTGACACGCGTGTTTCAGAAGCTGGGCGTGAGTAGCCGTAACGAAGCGATTCTGTATTACTGGGACATCGCCAACAAGCCACCTATACAATGACGACCATGCTGCGTAAGATGATCTGTGCCCTTGCCATTCTGGCTGCCAGTGTTGCGGGCGCTGGTGGCAGAGACGTGCCACTCCCCTCACGTCTCTTGCCAGACCAGGAACTCGGGCAGGCACTGTGCATCCGCAACCTTCAGGGCTTCCGCACGGTGCCCGCGGGAGTCCCGGTCACTTATTCCAGGAACATCAACAACTCCGGCCATGTCGGTCAGTCGTATTTCTGGGTAGGCACGGCGCGCTTTCAACAGGGCGGGCAGGTCAGGACCGTGCGGTTTACTTGCACCGTGACGAATGGCAAGGCAGCCGTGACGCTCCGCTAAAAGCCGGGAAGCGCCACGGGAAAGGAGAGGGCTTCATTGGCCCTCTCCTTTCCCATGGGTTACGTCAGTTGGGCGATCAGCGGTACGTTCTGGATGACCATGCCTTGCCGCTGATACTGAGGCGTGCGGTTGACCAGGGCACCCAGGGAGCCTTGCGTGGTGGCATTCCAGTCAAGCCACACGCCGCCACGCTGCACCTTCACGTTGCGGAACGTCACTTGCGGGTGCCGGGGCGTATAGCCGCTGGATGACGTGGCACTGTTGTCCTCCCCGCCGATCAGCATCTTGCCGGAGTAGGTTGGGGACGCCACGGCGGCCGTGCGAGAGAACGTGATGCGCCCGTCCTGTACAGTCGCGTCCGCTTCCGTGCCCCGGTTGACGATCTTGACGAAGACCTCACTGGTAGGGCTCACAATCTGGTTCTGCTGACCAAATTTGGCGTGATTGGCGAAGTAGCGCCAGACTGGGCCGTTTCCATCGCCCTTATCTGCGTAGCTGAGGCCAACTTCGTAATAGTCGTCCAAAGCAAGAAAGAAGTTGACGAAATCATACGTGCTCAGACCCGTAGGCGTTGCTGGGACGCTAATGTATCCCTGTATGCCCGTGAAGTTCGACTCTGCCGTGTATACCTTCACAAATTCCTGAAGAGCCATGCTGTACCTCCCGAACCAAATTTGAAGTGATCACTTCTGGAGTAAGCATGGTGTATACAAGTCTTATTTTAAACTCTGAAATCTACCTCATTGCTACAAGAAATCTACAGGTAGAAAAGTTTTTAAAGTAAAACTTTTCTACCCGGCATAGGAAAGATCTGTGGTGCATTTTTGTTGACTGGTTTGGATGGGAAAGCAGAGATGTACTGGTATATTCGGATAGGCATACTGGTAGAAAACGTTCTTTCTCTCAAACGGATGGATCCGCATACTGATTGCAGAAGTGGCCACTTCAATTCAGAACCACCAGGAGTGCAGATATGCCAGCCATTCGTATCCCCCGCAGCAACTTCAAAGTCCGTTTCTCTGGTGACGCCAGCGGTGCTGGTCGTCGCAATGTCCCGACGTTCGTAAGGGGCGACGCCAATGCCATCGCCGGGTCCAACTTCATGTTCTTCGATCTCTCTACTGGAGAGCTGACTGGGCTGTTCGTACTCGATGGCGACAGGAAGCATGGCGTAACTGGGAAAAACATCGACGTGATCAGCCTTAACGGCAACGGTGCAGTGGTTTTTCACGACGAGAACAGTGCCTACTCGCAGTCGTCCAGCCTGATCTGGAGTATGGCCGCTGGACCAATCATCGTGCGAGGTGGTAATTTCACTGATGCCACCTGGGGGAAGTACAGCGTGGATCAGCTTGGTCCCACCGTCAACCGTCAGCGCATCTGCCTGGGCCTGCACAGCAGCGGCGACTATATCCTTGCCTACCGCGCCTCGATCAACCTTACGGACTTGGCCGGGTACATGAAGTCGCTGGGTTGCACGGACGCGATCGCCGGGGATGGCGGCGGCTCTGCGCAGTTGTACCTGGAAGACCGCAACACCCTGTTCGGCAGTGATGCCCGTTCGGTACACGTCATTCCGGTCGCGCTGACCAGCTACAGCTACATCAGCAGCATTGCCTGATTCTCTCTGGTTCCACGGTTGCGCCTGTGCCCTCAAAGGGCACAGGCGCGACTCTCATTACCATGCTAAACACTGCTTTCATGTCCCCCGTTCACCGCCGTTGGCTCACCGCCAGCCTGCTCAACTCTTTGGTGGCGCTACCCGTTCACGCACAAAGCGGTGACGCAGCTGCACGTACCCTGAGCTTCGACAGCCTCATGTACGCGATGTTTGCCAGCCCCTACCCGGACTTGAGCCGGAACTTCACTACGGGCACGCCCCAGGCCGCAAGCAACCTGCTGCGCTTGCGGCTCCCGCCCCCAGCACCAAGCGGCTACAAACTGCTGGGTACCTGGACGACCACACAGGCACTTGTCGAGCGGGCGGTCCGCCAGGACGACACCCGCTCCCCAGCCGCCCTGCTGCTGTACACTCGTTCCACTCCTCGACCACCGGCCAGCGCTGAACAGGGCACGGCCATTGCGATTCTCGTAGGGCGATGGTCGGGTACACCTGCCGCCCTTGCCTCTTACGAAGGGCAACTTGACCGTGCGTCCTTCAACCGCCGCTCCTGGGCAACGGGAACAATTTTCAGCTCTTGCAACGCTGTGAACATCGTCGTGGAGGATTACCCGCTGCTTCGGCGCGCTGTGCATCGCTCCTGCGAAGCGCAGTACCGAACGCAAGACACTTTCCTTAAAGTCAATGTGGTGAATCTGGACGAGCAACGGGCCGTGATGGAATTGCAGCGCGCCGCAGCCGCCTTCGGACTTGTCGGCGGAAAGTAAATTAGAAGGGGCATCCTCAATCCCTGACAAACGCCGTTTGGGGCTGAGAAGCTACGGACGACGTTCTGCCGCTTATCTCGGTTGGCACATTGACCACCACGTCCTCTGCATTCTGAGGAGGACGGCTTGTCTAAGAACGTCTCGTCATCGAGCAAAAGCATTCCTCGTCACCCGAAAGCTAGAAACGGCCCCCTCAGACGCTCCCCAGCCAGGCTCAGCCAAGCCCCAAACGGGGTCCTACGATTGCAACAACAAATCGGGCACACTAAGTGCCGAATTGCACTCTGGCATCGGTACTTCCTCCGCTGTGAGGTGAGGTGTACGCTGCGGTTGCCCTACAACACGCACCCACGGCGGCTGGCCCTCCCGTGGAAGTACCGTCACTGCCGATTCCCGGCACTTTTTCAGGGAGGCTCCATGCAGCAGCGCTGGACCATCGACGAACTCATCGACACCTGGACGCTGCTGCCCACCGAGACCGACCTGCTGCGGAACAAGACCGGCCCCACCCGCTTGGGCTTCGCCGTCATGCTCAAGGCCTTCCAGCACGAGGGCCGTTTCCCCTACAACACCCATGAGGTGCCCGAAGCCGTCGTCGAGTACGTCGCCCGGCAGGTCGGCGTGGCGACCGACGAGTACCGGGACTTCAACTGGCGCAGCCGCAACAGCAGCTACCAGCGTCAGGACATCCGGGCGTTCTGTGGGTTCCGCGAGTTCACCACCGAGGATGCGGGCACGCTGACGGACTGGCTGAGCCAGTCCGTTGTTCCGCACGAGACCCGCTCCGGGGCTGTGACCGAAGCTGCTCTGCGCTGGCTCCGCGAAAACGGGATCGAGCCCCCCAGCCCCGGGCGGCTCCAGCGGTTCGTGGACGCGGCGGAACGGCACTATGACCTGCGCCTGTGCCAGACCATCCACAACCGCTTGAGTACCGAACACCGGGCAGGGCTGGAGGCGCTGCTGAGGCCGACGGCGCTGGAGGAAGACCAGCCGGAAGACCACGAGGGCCAAGGCCCTCGTAGTTCAGCCCTGCAAAACCTGCGGACCAACTCGGAGAAACGCGGCGTGGAGAGCGTGGAAGAGCAGATCGAGAAGCTCCGCCTGCTCCGTCGGTTGCAGCTCCCCCAGGCCCTCTTCGCGGACGTGGCCCCCCACGTCCTGACCCGTTACCGCGAGCGGGCCTCCAATGAGTCCCCCAGCCACTTTCGTGCCCAGACCCCGTCCGTGCGTCTCACGCTGCTCGCGGCCTTCTGCGTCGCCCGCATGACAGAACTGACCGACGCCCTGGTCACGCATCTGGTGGACATGGTCCACCACATCAACGTTAAGGCCGAGCGGCGGGTGGAGCGGAACTTCGTGGCCGAGTTCCGGCGGGTCCACAACAAGGACCGCATTCTGGAGCGGTTGCTGGAGGCCGCACTGGGCAATCCCGACGGCACAGTGCGCGAGGTGCTGTTCCCCGTCGTGGACGAGCAGACCCTGCGTGATCTGTTACGCGAGTACAAGGAGAAGGGAGGCTTCCGGCAGCAGGTCCACACCATCGTGCGCGGCACCTACCGCAGCCACTACCGCCGGATGATCCCCTGGCTGCTCACCGAGCTGTCGTTCCGGTCCAACAATCACCGGCATCAGCCGGTGATTGACGCCCTGGGCCTGCTGGGGCGATATGTGGACAGCAACGCGAGAATCTATCCGTACGAGGAACACATCCCGGTCGGTGGCGTGATCGACCGGAACATCCGTGACCTGATTCTCGAACGGGGGCCGGATGGTGGAATGCGGGTCAACCGCGTGAATTACGAGCTGTGCGTCCTGTCCGCGCTGCGGGACGCTTTGCGGTCCCGCGAAATCTGGGTGATCGGGGCCGACAAGTACCGCGACCCCGACAAGGACCTGCCCCAGGACTTCGAAGCCAGGAAAGAAAGCTACTTCCAGGCGCTCAGACAGCCGCAGGAGGTGGATACCTTCGTGCAGGGTCTGGAGCAGCAGCTCAAGGACGCCCTGGTGATGCTGCACGACG
It encodes the following:
- a CDS encoding LuxR C-terminal-related transcriptional regulator, giving the protein MGIANQTVQNGLTRVFQKLGVSSRNEAILYYWDIANKPPIQ
- a CDS encoding phosphodiester glycosidase family protein, with amino-acid sequence MPAIRIPRSNFKVRFSGDASGAGRRNVPTFVRGDANAIAGSNFMFFDLSTGELTGLFVLDGDRKHGVTGKNIDVISLNGNGAVVFHDENSAYSQSSSLIWSMAAGPIIVRGGNFTDATWGKYSVDQLGPTVNRQRICLGLHSSGDYILAYRASINLTDLAGYMKSLGCTDAIAGDGGGSAQLYLEDRNTLFGSDARSVHVIPVALTSYSYISSIA
- a CDS encoding Tn3 family transposase — translated: MQQRWTIDELIDTWTLLPTETDLLRNKTGPTRLGFAVMLKAFQHEGRFPYNTHEVPEAVVEYVARQVGVATDEYRDFNWRSRNSSYQRQDIRAFCGFREFTTEDAGTLTDWLSQSVVPHETRSGAVTEAALRWLRENGIEPPSPGRLQRFVDAAERHYDLRLCQTIHNRLSTEHRAGLEALLRPTALEEDQPEDHEGQGPRSSALQNLRTNSEKRGVESVEEQIEKLRLLRRLQLPQALFADVAPHVLTRYRERASNESPSHFRAQTPSVRLTLLAAFCVARMTELTDALVTHLVDMVHHINVKAERRVERNFVAEFRRVHNKDRILERLLEAALGNPDGTVREVLFPVVDEQTLRDLLREYKEKGGFRQQVHTIVRGTYRSHYRRMIPWLLTELSFRSNNHRHQPVIDALGLLGRYVDSNARIYPYEEHIPVGGVIDRNIRDLILERGPDGGMRVNRVNYELCVLSALRDALRSREIWVIGADKYRDPDKDLPQDFEARKESYFQALRQPQEVDTFVQGLEQQLKDALVMLHDGLPKNPGVRVVARDGGRFVVTPLTRQPDPPFYDTVKGEVGRQFWNTQLLDVLVEVDRRAGITPHFKSFMTRENMPRDQLQQRLLLCLYGLGTNTGLKRVAAGQDGVGYSDLKYVRRHYIHRDALRAANAAVVNATLAARRPDIWGEGTTSCASDAKKYAAWDGNLRTQRSIRYGGDGVMIYWHVERRASCIYSSMKSCSSSEVAAMIEGVLRHCTSLSVEKNYVDTHGQSEPGFAFTHLLGFKLMPRLADIAHQRLYLPNMAFAAQVPNLAAVQAQRSIRWDLIRQQYEPMVKYATALRLGLADPEAILQRFTRANAQHPTYAALCELGKVLRTIFVCEYLHREEVRREIHEGLNVIETWNGTTNFIFFGKGGEISTNNLEAQEISMLALQLLQNSLVYVNTLMIQRVLGSETWRQRMTAEDWRALSPLMHHHINPYGEFKLDLTRRLKLEVEVDA